A genomic stretch from Antarcticibacterium flavum includes:
- a CDS encoding acyltransferase family protein has translation MIKPLTSLRFIFAFMVFLSHLDWMPASEKMFYKIFDNLLSKGYIGVSYFFVLSGFILTLNYKKRLLKKKVSTRKFWVGRIVRIYPLHLFTLLLSLPIFISGILEEPSSWLTGFLSNAFLLQSFIPAEDIYFGFNAVSWSISNELFYYLLFPGLLYLLYKKKNLVFYFSIFIGIMLLAMWISKPEQYIFLFAINPLFRISDFIMGMLLYRIYETKIFSKYFENARTATLLEVGAIALFFIFFGFHSFIPVPLRISMFFWLPIMALIFILAHQAGRISYLLSHKRLILLGEISFSFYMLHGLIMRYILALDRRIKLVEQEYVLMLISFLAVLIASYYSYNYLERPANVYLKKKLSPGQVPLTPTLEKIAAKKNIT, from the coding sequence ATGATTAAGCCTCTTACCTCCCTTAGGTTTATCTTTGCTTTTATGGTATTTTTAAGTCACCTGGACTGGATGCCCGCGAGTGAAAAAATGTTTTATAAGATCTTCGATAACTTATTAAGCAAAGGTTATATAGGCGTTAGCTATTTCTTTGTCCTAAGTGGTTTTATACTAACCCTTAACTACAAAAAACGTCTTTTAAAAAAGAAGGTGAGCACAAGAAAATTTTGGGTGGGACGTATAGTCAGGATCTATCCTTTACACCTTTTTACTTTATTGCTCTCATTGCCTATATTTATTAGCGGAATTCTAGAAGAACCTTCTTCGTGGCTCACCGGCTTTTTAAGTAATGCTTTCCTGTTACAAAGTTTTATTCCTGCAGAAGATATATATTTTGGTTTTAACGCGGTTTCCTGGAGTATATCCAATGAACTCTTTTATTATCTCCTTTTCCCTGGCCTACTGTATCTACTTTATAAAAAAAAGAATCTGGTATTTTACTTTTCTATTTTTATAGGAATTATGCTTTTGGCAATGTGGATAAGTAAACCAGAGCAGTACATTTTTCTTTTTGCTATAAATCCCTTATTCAGGATTTCTGACTTTATAATGGGCATGCTACTATACAGGATATATGAAACCAAAATTTTTTCGAAATATTTTGAGAATGCACGCACTGCAACTCTTCTGGAAGTAGGTGCTATAGCTTTGTTTTTTATTTTCTTTGGGTTTCATTCCTTTATACCGGTCCCGCTAAGAATATCAATGTTTTTCTGGCTTCCTATTATGGCACTTATATTTATTCTGGCACACCAGGCAGGAAGAATTTCTTACTTGCTTTCCCACAAAAGATTAATCCTTCTTGGGGAGATAAGCTTCAGTTTTTACATGCTTCATGGTCTTATTATGAGATATATCCTGGCGTTGGACCGGCGTATTAAGTTGGTGGAACAGGAATATGTACTAATGCTAATAAGTTTTCTGGCAGTGCTTATTGCCAGTTATTATTCTTATAATTATCTGGAACGACCTGCAAATGTCTATCTTAAAAAGAAATTAAGCCCAGGACAGGTACCATTAACACCCACATTAGAAAAAATTGCAGCGAAGAAGAATATTACTTAA
- a CDS encoding DUF418 domain-containing protein: MGREITTGKGKRIEILDILRGFALAGILYAHMVFWYTGAALPPGVYFKYDSLPDNVAFAIFGAFVFGKFFSVFSFLFGLGFYLYFHKRKDEGNFNTTYLWRMFLLLLIGLAHHSLWRGDILAVYAVLGMLLLFFRRLPTKLLALISLFFIINLPTHIYELFQVPAAKVEFPMASQATDYYMLIKSGDLQTVVTENTLSWAAKMQYQLESGRFLMTLGYFLLGLYAGRRRLFRNIEKNLKNFQKWNKISLNIVLILLTAGLLMYLFELVTLPQLEIAPPLQWPAGLLFSIYNASLTIFFITGVSLLYRKKVFQNFLSPLGVMGRMALTNYLLQTVFGLLIFYQFGLGLFDQTSPAINILVAILIFHLQLKFSQLWLRHFKQGPVEWLWRSLTYFKFKPNRRKPKKKEAVMVEEVSNG; this comes from the coding sequence ATGGGGAGGGAGATCACTACAGGAAAAGGAAAAAGGATTGAGATACTGGACATCTTGCGGGGGTTTGCACTTGCCGGGATCCTTTATGCCCATATGGTTTTCTGGTATACCGGCGCGGCTTTGCCCCCCGGGGTGTATTTTAAATATGATAGTTTACCAGACAATGTGGCCTTTGCGATCTTTGGAGCATTTGTTTTCGGTAAGTTCTTTTCTGTTTTTTCATTCCTGTTTGGGCTGGGTTTTTATCTTTATTTCCACAAGAGAAAAGACGAGGGAAATTTCAATACGACCTACCTGTGGCGTATGTTCCTGCTACTTCTCATTGGCCTGGCGCATCACAGTCTCTGGAGAGGGGATATCCTGGCGGTTTATGCTGTTTTAGGGATGCTCCTGCTGTTCTTCAGGCGGTTGCCCACAAAATTGCTTGCACTAATCTCCTTGTTTTTTATCATCAACCTGCCTACACATATCTATGAGCTCTTTCAGGTCCCTGCTGCTAAAGTCGAGTTCCCAATGGCATCCCAGGCCACCGACTATTATATGTTGATAAAATCTGGCGATCTTCAAACGGTGGTTACGGAAAATACCCTCTCCTGGGCTGCAAAAATGCAATATCAGCTGGAAAGCGGAAGATTCCTAATGACCCTGGGTTACTTTCTCCTGGGACTTTATGCCGGGAGAAGAAGACTATTCCGCAACATTGAGAAAAATCTGAAGAATTTTCAAAAGTGGAATAAAATTAGCCTAAACATTGTTTTGATCCTGCTTACTGCCGGCTTGCTTATGTACCTGTTCGAACTCGTCACCCTGCCGCAACTGGAAATAGCCCCTCCCCTGCAATGGCCGGCGGGATTACTTTTCAGTATCTATAATGCCAGCCTTACCATATTTTTCATAACCGGGGTAAGCCTGTTATATAGGAAGAAGGTCTTTCAAAATTTCCTCTCGCCCCTGGGAGTAATGGGAAGAATGGCACTTACCAATTACCTGCTGCAAACGGTTTTCGGACTGCTCATTTTCTACCAGTTTGGCCTGGGTCTCTTTGACCAAACCTCTCCCGCTATCAATATTCTTGTTGCCATCCTTATTTTTCACCTGCAACTCAAATTCAGCCAGCTGTGGCTACGGCATTTTAAACAGGGCCCGGTCGAATGGCTTTGGAGAAGCCTTACCTATTTTAAGTTCAAACCCAACAGGAGGAAGCCTAAGAAGAAGGAAGCTGTGATGGTTGAGGAGGTGAGTAATGGTTAA
- a CDS encoding type II toxin-antitoxin system HipA family toxin translates to MKVNHCPGTLAEGFSTYSRTCLKHVFDSRKVSHVLPYEAPNSNQQTDKLFEDNQQRISISGVQEKFSVLLEKNKLRLIKEGEQGTHILKPIPHFGRKRDQMPANEHLTMQIARQIFNIETAENALIFFQNEAPAYITKRFDVKPDGSKKAKEDFATLAGKTPQTHGEHYKYEGNYLELFELMKKFLPAYRIETPKLFKLLVFNYLFSNGDAHLKNFAILETPMGDHRLSPAYDLLNTRIHVDDSNFALEEGLLPKHMAQTTIAGQFKILAEKVEIKPKQFNQIMASMLESSEEIVELSNASFLEKSTQRNYIQDYHYRLKQLQKINS, encoded by the coding sequence ATGAAAGTAAATCATTGTCCAGGAACATTGGCAGAAGGATTCAGTACATATAGCAGAACCTGCTTAAAACATGTTTTTGATAGTCGTAAGGTTTCTCATGTGTTACCATATGAAGCACCGAACTCCAACCAACAAACAGATAAACTTTTTGAAGACAATCAACAGCGTATTTCAATATCCGGAGTACAGGAAAAATTCTCAGTACTTCTGGAGAAAAACAAGCTACGTCTCATCAAAGAAGGAGAGCAAGGCACTCATATATTGAAACCTATTCCACATTTTGGTAGGAAACGCGATCAAATGCCCGCTAATGAGCATTTAACCATGCAGATTGCTCGCCAAATATTCAATATTGAAACTGCAGAAAATGCACTCATCTTTTTCCAAAATGAAGCTCCCGCCTACATTACCAAACGGTTTGATGTAAAACCAGATGGCTCGAAAAAAGCCAAAGAAGATTTTGCCACCCTTGCCGGTAAAACGCCTCAAACCCATGGCGAACATTATAAATATGAAGGAAATTACCTCGAATTATTTGAACTGATGAAAAAGTTCCTTCCGGCTTATCGTATTGAAACGCCCAAATTATTTAAACTTTTGGTGTTTAATTATCTGTTTTCCAACGGTGACGCTCATTTAAAAAATTTCGCTATTCTTGAAACACCTATGGGGGATCACCGGTTAAGCCCAGCTTATGATTTACTCAATACTCGAATTCATGTAGATGATAGCAATTTCGCCCTGGAGGAGGGCTTGTTGCCCAAACACATGGCACAAACCACTATTGCCGGACAATTTAAAATTTTGGCAGAAAAGGTGGAAATCAAACCAAAGCAGTTTAATCAAATTATGGCGAGCATGCTGGAAAGTTCGGAAGAAATCGTCGAGTTGAGCAATGCTTCCTTTTTGGAGAAATCTACCCAGCGAAATTATATCCAGGATTACCATTATCGTTTGAAGCAACTGCAAAAAATTAATTCGTAA
- a CDS encoding nuclear transport factor 2 family protein — MKNKEEFIRRFNEAFSNNDLDLILGHMSDDIEWVFIGEKTMKGKKAVEEFMEPMKNIETLEMELQQIIIQDGVAAANGRMKIKEPTGEIKSFGFADFYEFTGQEALKIKKMTSYVSGIKED; from the coding sequence ATGAAAAATAAAGAAGAATTCATCAGAAGATTTAATGAGGCCTTTTCAAATAATGATCTGGATCTTATCCTCGGCCATATGAGCGACGATATTGAATGGGTATTTATTGGGGAAAAGACCATGAAAGGCAAAAAAGCTGTGGAGGAATTTATGGAACCAATGAAAAACATAGAGACCCTGGAGATGGAGCTGCAGCAAATTATTATACAGGATGGGGTTGCAGCAGCAAACGGCAGGATGAAGATCAAAGAACCTACAGGTGAAATAAAGAGCTTTGGGTTTGCCGATTTCTACGAGTTTACAGGACAGGAGGCCCTAAAGATCAAGAAAATGACTTCCTATGTGAGTGGGATCAAGGAAGATTAA
- a CDS encoding sensor histidine kinase, with translation MIFSRISGVIDKNDSEDNYKKNQDLENYFANTIIPQLFIDGNLILKKFTPPAMKQFSLTDEDIDRDIHDVKENFRFPTLIENIEEVIQTGEILEKEVQTTDGKWFQMNILPYRVFEENRNDGVIMTFVDITKRIKAIGELEKLNSEYHTLIDALSHDIRQPLSAIVLLSDALINAYEKQNTPQFKKYIATLKSSSNAMRDLLKDFIAENEDQPELNAEPARVNIENIAQDVIVSLKPEIFNKGISISTDFQTSDIIFSRNNLRSILYNLLRNSIKYKKAGEALKIVVSTAKKDGHVLLKVKDNGMGIAEEHQDAIFQKSTRVSYKIEGTGMGLYIIKRMLINNGGSIEVKSQLGKGATFSVFFPCK, from the coding sequence ATGATATTTAGTCGTATATCTGGAGTCATTGATAAAAATGATTCAGAAGATAATTATAAGAAAAATCAGGATCTCGAGAATTATTTTGCCAATACTATAATTCCGCAGCTTTTCATCGATGGAAATCTTATTCTGAAGAAATTCACCCCTCCTGCGATGAAGCAGTTCTCTCTCACAGATGAGGACATAGACAGAGATATTCATGACGTGAAAGAAAATTTCCGTTTTCCAACTCTAATTGAGAACATAGAAGAAGTGATCCAAACGGGGGAGATCCTGGAGAAGGAAGTCCAGACAACAGACGGGAAATGGTTCCAAATGAATATTCTTCCCTATAGAGTTTTTGAGGAGAACAGGAACGATGGAGTAATCATGACTTTTGTGGATATCACGAAGAGAATAAAGGCTATAGGAGAACTTGAAAAATTAAATTCTGAATACCATACACTTATAGACGCTCTTTCCCACGACATACGGCAGCCGCTTTCGGCCATTGTGCTGCTTTCTGATGCATTGATAAATGCTTATGAAAAACAGAACACGCCTCAGTTCAAAAAGTATATAGCTACGCTTAAATCCAGCTCAAATGCCATGAGGGACCTGCTAAAAGATTTTATAGCAGAGAATGAGGATCAACCCGAACTGAACGCAGAACCGGCAAGGGTAAATATTGAGAACATAGCCCAGGACGTGATCGTTTCTTTAAAACCGGAAATCTTTAATAAAGGTATTTCTATATCTACCGATTTTCAGACTTCAGACATTATCTTCTCAAGAAATAATCTGAGAAGTATCTTGTATAACCTGCTGCGGAATTCCATAAAATATAAGAAAGCCGGAGAAGCCTTAAAGATCGTTGTTTCTACGGCTAAAAAAGATGGTCATGTACTTTTGAAGGTAAAAGATAACGGAATGGGAATCGCAGAGGAGCATCAGGATGCAATCTTTCAAAAATCTACCAGGGTGTCCTACAAAATTGAGGGTACAGGAATGGGTCTTTATATCATCAAACGTATGTTGATAAATAACGGCGGAAGTATTGAGGTGAAAAGCCAACTGGGAAAAGGCGCTACTTTTTCGGTTTTTTTTCCCTGTAAATAA
- a CDS encoding helix-turn-helix domain-containing protein yields the protein MGATQKIGQMIQQRRDHLRITQRQLADMADIGINTLYKIETGQANPTLHSLQKITDILGMEITLQIKNVSSE from the coding sequence ATGGGAGCAACACAGAAAATTGGCCAGATGATTCAACAGCGCAGGGATCACTTGCGCATCACTCAGCGTCAATTAGCCGATATGGCTGATATTGGAATTAATACTCTATACAAGATAGAGACCGGGCAGGCTAATCCCACACTCCACTCACTACAGAAAATTACAGATATCCTGGGAATGGAAATCACCTTGCAAATTAAAAACGTAAGTTCTGAATGA
- a CDS encoding CHRD domain-containing protein, giving the protein MKNYMFYLAAFLFVFTSCEKEPMEPEVMNAQFQMEEDLQKAHIKNVQSFKAHLTGEQEVPNPVDTEATGQTIFKLSKDGSSLSYKLIVANIEMVAAAHIHIGARGTNGGVAVTLYNQPTEGRTSGVLAEGVITDDMVTGYTLAELVDIMLAEGAYVNVHTSQNPGGEIRGQISANN; this is encoded by the coding sequence ATGAAAAACTACATGTTTTATCTCGCCGCTTTTCTATTTGTTTTTACCTCCTGTGAAAAGGAACCGATGGAACCGGAAGTAATGAATGCACAATTTCAAATGGAAGAGGACCTTCAAAAAGCTCACATTAAAAATGTCCAAAGTTTCAAGGCTCATCTTACCGGGGAGCAGGAGGTACCTAATCCGGTTGATACAGAGGCCACAGGCCAAACAATTTTTAAGCTGAGCAAAGATGGCAGCAGCCTGTCCTACAAATTGATTGTAGCCAATATTGAGATGGTAGCGGCTGCCCACATCCATATTGGAGCACGTGGTACCAATGGGGGAGTGGCTGTAACCCTTTACAACCAACCCACGGAAGGCAGAACCAGCGGAGTCCTGGCCGAAGGGGTGATTACAGATGATATGGTAACCGGTTATACCCTGGCTGAACTTGTTGATATTATGCTGGCTGAAGGTGCTTATGTAAATGTCCACACTTCTCAAAACCCCGGAGGAGAAATCCGCGGGCAGATATCTGCAAATAATTAA
- a CDS encoding IS4 family transposase — protein sequence MDKITRNSGMPVLGQLLSFIPRSNFNRLVGQLGTDRYTKRFTSWDHLVCMLFAVIENVGGLRELCSGLAAHNQSLKHLGMSSMPCRSTVSDANMRRCSELFEKTFISIYKQHYRFFSDSNIPKNEKWLSRLFLVDSTTVTLFKNIMKACGNAMANGRRKGGVKIHTGMWLKEQVPSLIMITKAAENDKNFMPRFKKLPAQTIVVFDKAYLNFGLFIHWSKNDVSFVSRLHKRCKVTWGNYNLLTKEDEQYGILGDCRAELGHSQQKQKVKCRIIKFYDNKEQREIEFITNDMQLAACTIAEIYKQRWQIELLFKRLKQNLKITSFIGDNENAIRIQIWCALIADLLVQIARKGSRRCRLSYSVICGLFRLHLMNYVRVTDLLLKSADPNIYPKNIQLAPNLFDIGPP from the coding sequence ATGGACAAAATTACAAGAAATTCTGGAATGCCAGTTCTCGGACAGCTGTTATCTTTTATTCCCCGAAGCAATTTTAACCGTTTAGTTGGCCAATTAGGTACAGATCGCTATACCAAACGATTTACATCCTGGGATCACCTGGTCTGTATGTTGTTTGCGGTTATTGAGAATGTTGGCGGACTACGTGAGTTATGCTCTGGTTTAGCAGCACATAATCAAAGTTTAAAACATTTAGGAATGAGTTCTATGCCATGCAGAAGCACCGTGAGTGATGCTAATATGCGCCGGTGTTCTGAGTTGTTTGAAAAAACCTTTATAAGCATATATAAGCAGCACTATCGTTTTTTCTCGGACAGCAATATACCTAAAAATGAAAAATGGCTCTCCAGGCTGTTTTTGGTTGACTCTACCACTGTTACGTTATTCAAGAATATAATGAAGGCCTGTGGTAACGCTATGGCCAATGGGAGGCGTAAAGGAGGTGTCAAAATACATACAGGAATGTGGCTAAAAGAACAGGTTCCTTCCTTAATAATGATTACTAAGGCAGCGGAAAATGATAAAAATTTTATGCCCCGATTTAAAAAACTTCCTGCACAGACTATTGTAGTTTTTGATAAGGCATACTTAAATTTTGGTTTATTTATTCATTGGAGTAAAAACGATGTCAGTTTTGTAAGCCGACTGCACAAAAGATGCAAAGTAACTTGGGGGAATTATAACCTCTTAACTAAGGAGGATGAGCAATATGGCATATTGGGAGACTGTAGAGCAGAATTAGGGCATAGCCAACAAAAACAAAAAGTAAAATGCCGCATTATAAAGTTTTATGATAACAAAGAGCAACGGGAAATTGAATTTATTACCAATGATATGCAGCTGGCTGCCTGCACTATTGCAGAAATATACAAGCAGCGATGGCAAATTGAACTTTTATTTAAAAGACTCAAGCAAAACCTCAAGATCACCAGCTTTATTGGCGATAATGAGAATGCAATACGTATTCAAATCTGGTGTGCACTTATAGCAGATTTACTGGTCCAAATAGCTCGAAAAGGGTCGCGACGTTGTAGATTATCTTATTCGGTGATTTGCGGGCTATTTAGACTTCATTTAATGAATTATGTGAGAGTTACAGACTTACTTTTAAAATCAGCAGATCCTAACATTTATCCTAAAAATATACAGCTTGCCCCTAACCTTTTTGACATAGGACCCCCATAG
- a CDS encoding HipA N-terminal domain-containing protein — translation MRQATIFYKGEEAGILEQHDDGSFTFRYLEAWLADPANPSISLTLPRSQPEYHAEYLFPFFYNMLPEGTNRLSVCKANRLDIDDYFGILMATARYDTVGAVTVKKK, via the coding sequence ATGAGACAAGCTACTATATTCTATAAAGGAGAGGAAGCAGGTATATTAGAACAGCATGACGACGGAAGTTTTACCTTCCGGTATCTGGAAGCCTGGCTGGCTGATCCGGCAAATCCATCTATTAGTCTTACCCTACCCCGATCCCAACCGGAATATCACGCTGAATACCTATTCCCTTTTTTTTACAATATGCTTCCGGAAGGAACCAATCGACTAAGTGTATGTAAGGCAAATCGACTGGACATCGATGACTACTTTGGGATTCTTATGGCTACGGCCCGATATGACACGGTAGGAGCTGTTACAGTTAAAAAAAAATAA
- a CDS encoding porin yields the protein MIRSFVLVVLLFFPLLFFPQVNDSLREPIFPVEKMKLLENINFTFDMRMGFQAYTFRGGDNYYNGIQFQNGFTALGISGKLHERVNFTFRNRFNKNSEVQTLDRLGNDIELAYIDLEVSPTVNVLLGKMIAFYGGYEYEFSPLYVLEYNDVYNNVLAFVTGAGITYQVFENHKFGLQVLNSRTMHYDDLYGDIVAENIQEPDWPVAFVGNWRGNFFGGKLQTIYSLSHSNEVKRRGTTFFTLGHKYQDRDFTLMYDFHYSFEQVDTKRVMTALLGDGSIAENVLYIENWLRAEYSFSPRFQGLLTLMTSSAYLEVEDSQKHMRRSYGMIPTIYYSPFKNFNFKFFLAYIGRYFDHSNYAIENFAASNYNKNEVRIGFIAPFLLF from the coding sequence ATGATCAGGTCTTTTGTTTTAGTTGTACTGCTGTTCTTCCCTCTCCTGTTCTTTCCGCAGGTAAATGACTCCCTGAGGGAACCGATCTTTCCCGTGGAAAAGATGAAGCTTCTCGAGAACATAAACTTCACCTTCGATATGCGTATGGGTTTCCAGGCCTACACTTTTAGGGGCGGGGATAATTATTACAACGGCATACAATTCCAGAATGGATTTACAGCCCTGGGAATTTCAGGGAAATTGCACGAGAGGGTGAATTTTACGTTCAGGAACCGTTTTAATAAGAACAGCGAGGTGCAAACCCTGGACAGGTTGGGTAATGATATAGAACTGGCCTACATCGATCTTGAAGTAAGCCCTACGGTAAATGTGCTCCTGGGGAAGATGATCGCCTTCTATGGAGGCTATGAATACGAGTTTAGTCCGCTGTATGTGCTGGAATATAATGATGTTTACAATAACGTCCTGGCATTTGTAACGGGTGCGGGAATTACTTATCAGGTTTTTGAAAACCATAAATTCGGGTTGCAGGTGTTGAACTCGCGCACCATGCATTATGATGACCTGTACGGGGATATAGTTGCTGAAAATATTCAGGAACCCGATTGGCCGGTAGCTTTTGTGGGCAACTGGCGCGGTAATTTTTTCGGCGGAAAGTTGCAGACCATTTACAGCCTTAGCCATTCCAATGAAGTCAAGAGAAGAGGTACCACTTTTTTTACCCTGGGCCACAAATACCAGGACAGGGATTTTACCCTTATGTACGATTTCCATTACAGCTTTGAGCAGGTAGATACCAAGAGAGTGATGACAGCTCTTCTTGGCGATGGCTCGATAGCAGAAAACGTGCTTTATATTGAGAATTGGTTACGGGCAGAGTATAGTTTTAGTCCCAGATTCCAGGGCCTGCTCACCCTTATGACCAGCAGCGCCTATCTTGAAGTGGAGGATAGCCAGAAGCATATGAGAAGAAGCTATGGGATGATCCCCACGATCTATTACAGCCCCTTTAAAAATTTTAATTTCAAATTCTTCCTCGCTTACATAGGCCGTTATTTTGATCATTCCAACTATGCCATTGAAAATTTCGCTGCGTCCAATTATAATAAGAATGAGGTGAGAATAGGTTTTATTGCCCCATTTTTGTTATTCTAA
- a CDS encoding VOC family protein — protein MEKINQKIIPHLWFDSDAEEAVEFYTSLFKNSAIQTITRYPGVGQEIHQKEEGSVMNIDFVLEGYQFLALNGGPHFKFNPSISFFVICDKDEIDHLWENLYAGGKALLPLAAYDWSPRYGWLQDRYGLNWQLMTEDSGQEVSQKICPLLFFTGKSHGKAEQAIHFYTSVFKDSEIEGILKYEEQDKNEYAVGTVKHAQFQLLKETFMAMDSGMENDFPFNEAISFIVQCRDQQEIDYYWEQLTEGGDPQAQQCGWLKDKFGVSWQVVPEGMDALLNDPDQEKANLAMKKMLKMKKIDMNALKENL, from the coding sequence ATGGAAAAGATAAATCAAAAGATCATTCCTCATCTCTGGTTTGATTCAGATGCTGAAGAAGCGGTTGAATTCTATACTTCCCTTTTTAAAAATTCGGCTATACAAACTATTACCAGGTATCCCGGGGTGGGGCAGGAGATCCATCAAAAGGAGGAGGGAAGCGTGATGAACATAGATTTTGTGCTGGAAGGTTATCAATTCCTGGCATTGAATGGAGGCCCACACTTTAAATTCAATCCGTCGATCTCATTCTTTGTGATTTGCGATAAGGATGAAATAGATCACCTGTGGGAGAACCTGTATGCCGGCGGGAAGGCCCTTTTGCCACTGGCCGCCTACGACTGGAGCCCCAGGTATGGCTGGTTGCAGGACCGGTACGGCCTCAACTGGCAGCTCATGACAGAGGACAGCGGGCAGGAGGTTTCCCAAAAGATATGCCCCCTGCTGTTCTTCACCGGCAAGAGTCATGGGAAGGCAGAGCAGGCTATTCACTTCTACACCTCGGTCTTTAAAGATTCCGAAATTGAGGGGATACTTAAGTATGAGGAGCAGGATAAAAATGAGTATGCCGTTGGCACCGTAAAACATGCACAATTCCAGCTGCTGAAGGAAACCTTTATGGCGATGGACAGCGGGATGGAGAATGACTTTCCTTTCAATGAGGCGATATCATTTATTGTGCAGTGCAGGGATCAACAGGAGATTGACTATTACTGGGAACAGCTTACCGAAGGTGGCGATCCCCAGGCGCAACAATGCGGCTGGCTGAAGGATAAGTTTGGTGTTTCCTGGCAAGTGGTGCCGGAAGGTATGGATGCTTTGCTGAATGATCCCGACCAGGAAAAAGCAAACCTGGCTATGAAGAAAATGCTGAAAATGAAGAAAATTGATATGAACGCCTTGAAAGAAAATTTATGA
- a CDS encoding sensor histidine kinase, whose protein sequence is MLERERKKTRERELQQAKEIEKAYHNLEVAHERLKAAQGQLVQQEKLASLGQLTAGIAHEIKNPLNFVNNFSDVSMELIDEALEEVGNLGQNEHSENLQELLVDIQSNLIKIHQHGTRANTIVSSMLEHSRGGSGKMELTNVNTLIKEYVNLAYHGMRAGKDPIDVKVNFDLDQEIGKVELVSEEFSRVLINLTKNAFDAMREKVKIDKNYKPVLDIHTKRRDKTIEIAIADNGPGIPDGIKDKILDPFFTTKKGTEGTGLGLSITHDIIKAHGGVLEVQTTKNKGAVFIIKLDTSLVQKETNKVKRQFQDPESR, encoded by the coding sequence TTGCTTGAAAGAGAGAGAAAAAAAACCCGGGAAAGAGAACTACAACAAGCCAAAGAAATAGAAAAGGCTTACCACAACCTTGAGGTGGCCCACGAAAGGCTTAAAGCTGCCCAGGGGCAACTGGTGCAGCAGGAAAAGCTCGCCAGCCTTGGACAACTTACTGCCGGTATTGCACATGAAATTAAAAATCCGCTGAATTTCGTCAACAATTTCTCTGATGTTTCTATGGAGCTTATTGATGAAGCCCTGGAGGAGGTAGGTAATTTAGGGCAAAATGAACATTCAGAGAACCTACAGGAACTTTTGGTTGATATACAGTCGAACCTTATCAAGATACATCAACACGGTACCCGCGCCAATACTATCGTTTCATCCATGCTGGAACATTCCCGCGGTGGATCTGGAAAGATGGAACTTACCAATGTAAATACTTTGATAAAAGAGTATGTAAACCTGGCATACCACGGTATGAGGGCAGGTAAGGATCCTATTGATGTCAAAGTAAACTTTGACCTTGACCAGGAAATAGGAAAGGTGGAACTTGTTAGCGAAGAGTTTAGCCGCGTACTTATCAATTTGACAAAAAATGCCTTTGATGCCATGCGTGAAAAGGTCAAAATTGATAAGAACTATAAACCCGTACTGGATATTCATACCAAACGCCGGGACAAAACCATTGAAATAGCTATAGCCGATAATGGCCCCGGCATCCCCGATGGTATTAAGGACAAGATCCTGGACCCCTTCTTCACCACAAAAAAGGGAACCGAAGGAACAGGCCTGGGGCTTAGCATCACTCATGATATCATAAAAGCCCACGGTGGAGTACTGGAGGTGCAAACAACAAAAAATAAGGGCGCGGTTTTTATAATTAAGCTGGATACCAGTCTTGTACAAAAAGAGACCAATAAAGTGAAAAGGCAATTCCAGGACCCCGAAAGCCGTTAA